A genomic region of Alligator mississippiensis isolate rAllMis1 chromosome 4, rAllMis1, whole genome shotgun sequence contains the following coding sequences:
- the FBXL14 gene encoding F-box/LRR-repeat protein 14: METHISCLFPELLAMIFGYLEVRDKGRAAQVCAAWRDAAYHRSVWRGVEAKLHLRRANPSLFPSLAARGIRRVQILSLRRSLSYVIQGMADIESLNLSGCYNLTDNGLGHAFVAEISSLRSLNLSLCKQITDSSLGRIAQYLKGLEVLELGGCSNITNTGLLLIAWGLQRLKSLNLRSCRHLSDVGIGHLAGMTRSAAEGCLGLEQLTLQDCQKLSDLSLKHLARGLARLRQLNLSFCGGISDAGLLHLSHMSSLRSLNLRSCDNISDTGIMHLAMGSLRLSGLDVSFCDKVGDQSLAYIAQGLDGLRSLSLCSCHISDEGINRMVRQMHGLRTLNIGQCVRITDKGLELIAEHLSQLTGIDLYGCTRITKRGLERITQLPCLKVLNLGLWQMTESEKVR, encoded by the coding sequence atGGAGACGCACATCTCGTGCCTGTTCCCGGAGCTGCTGGCCATGATCTTTGGCTACCTGGAGGTGCGGGACAAGGGCCGCGCGGCGCAGGTGTGCGCGGCGTGGCGCGACGCCGCCTACCACCGCTCCGTGTGGCGGGGCGTGGAGGCCAAGCTGCACCTGCGCCGCGCCAACCCGTCGCTCTTCCCCAGCCTGGCGGCGCGGGGCATCCGGCGGGTGCAGATTCTGTCGCTGCGCCGCAGCCTGAGCTACGTGATCCAGGGCATGGCCGACATCGAGAGCCTCAACCTGAGCGGCTGCTACAACCTCACTGACAACGGGCTGGGCCACGCCTTCGTGGCCGAGATTAGCTCCCTGCGCTCGCTCAACCTGAGCCTGTGCAAGCAGATCACGGACAGCAGCCTGGGCCGCATCGCCCAGTACCTCAAGGGCctggaagtgctggagctgggcgGCTGCAGCAACATCACCAACACGGGGCTGCTGCTCATCGCCTGGGGGCTACAGCGCCTCAAGAGCCTCAACCTGCGCTCCTGCCGCCACCTCTCGGATGTGGGCATTGGGCACCTGGCAGGCATGACGCGCAGCGCGGCTGAGGGCTGTCTGGGCCTGGAGCAGCTCACGCTGCAGGACTGCCAGAAGCTCAGCGACCTGTCGCTCAAGCACCTGGCCCGGGGGCTGGCCCGGCTGCGCCAGCTCAACCTCAGCTTCTGTGGCGGCATCTCGGACGCCGGGCTGCTGCACCTGTCGCACATGAGCAGCCTGCGCAGCCTCAACCTGCGCTCCTGCGACAACATCAGCGACACGGGCATCATGCACCTGGCCATGGGCAGCCTGCGCCTCTCCGGCCTTGACGTCTCCTTCTGCGACAAGGTGGGCGACCAGAGCCTGGCCTACATCGCCCAGGGACTGGACGGCCTgcgctccctctccctctgctctTGCCACATCAGCGACGAGGGCATCAACCGCATGGTGCGCCAGATGCACGGCCTCCGCACCCTCAACATCGGCCAGTGCGTCCGCATCACCGACAAGGGCCTGGAGCTCATTGCCGAGCACCTCAGCCAGCTCACTGGCATCGACCTCTACGGCTGCACCCGCATCACCAAGCGGGGCCTGGAGCGCATCACCCAGCTGCCCTGCCTCAAGGTGCTCAACCTGGGACTCTGGCAAATGACTGAGAGCGAGAAGGTCAGGTGA